AAGCGGCGCTGGGGACCGGTCCCGATCGCCGACCAACTCGGCTTGGCAGCCTCGACCGTGCATGCCGTCCTTCGCCGGCAACGAGCAAACCGGCTGTCGTACCTGGATCGCGGCACCGGCGAGCCGATCCGCCGCTACGAACATGACGCTCCTGGCGACTTGCTACACGTCGACGTCAAGAAACTCGGCAATGTGCCCGACGGCGGCGGCTGGCGCTACCTCGGCCGTCAACAAGGCGAGAAGAACCGGGCCGCCACCGTCGGCAAACCGCGGAGCAAGCATCGCAACCCCGTCATCGGCACCGCGTTCGTGCACACGGTCATCGACGACCACTCTCGCGTCGCCTACGCCGAAATCCACGACGACGAAACCGCGATCACCGCCACCGGCGTGCTGCGCCGCGCCGTCGCCTGGTTCGCCGCACGCGGCGTCACCACCCGACGGGTGCTGTCGGACAACGGCTCGGCCTACAAATCCCGGCTCTGGGCTTCGACCTGCGCCGACCTCGGCATCACGGTGAAGAAGACCCGCCCCTACCGGCCACAGACCAACGGCAAGATCGAACGCTTCCACCGAACCCTGGCCGACGGCTGGGCCTTCGCCAAGCTTTACACCAGCGAAAAGGCCCGCCGAGCCGCCCTACCCGCGTTCCTGCACGACTACAACCACCATCGGCCCCACACCGCCATCGGCAAGCTGGCACCCATCACCCGGTTGAACAACCTCGCTGGACATCACAGTTAGATGGCCATATCGACGAAGCGGGACAGGTGCAGCTGCGCGGCCACGGTGATCGTGTCGGTGGGGCCGTTACGGTGCTTGGCCACGATGAAGTCGGCCTCGCCGGCGCGCGGTGACTCCTTGTCGTAGTAGTCGTCGCGGTGCAGCAGGATCACCACGTCGGCGTCCTGCTCGATGGAGCCGGACTCACGCAGGTCGGAGAGCTGAGGGCGCTTGTCGGTGCGCTGCTCGGGGCCACGGTTCAGCTGGCTGACGCCGATCACCGGGCACTCGATCTCCTTGGCCAGCAGCTTGAGACCACGGGAGAGCTCGGAGACCTCCTGCTGGCGGCTCTCGGTCTTTTTCGGCGAGGACATCAGCTGGAGATAGTCGATGACCAGCATCTTGAGGTTGTGCCGCTGCTTGAGCCGGCGCGCCTTGGCCCGGATCTCCATGAGGTTCATGTTGGGCGTGTCGTCGACGAAGATCGGCGCCTCGCTGATCTCACCCATCCGCCGGGCCAGTTTGGTCCAGTCGTCGTCGGAGAGCTGGCCGGATCGGAGGGTGTGCAGCGGCACCCGCGCCTCGGCGGAGAGCAGCCGCATCACCATCTCGATCTTGCTCATTTCCAGCGAGAAGATGGCGCTGGCGCAGCCGTGCCGGATCGCCGCGTTACGCGCGAAGTCCATGCTGGCTGTCGACTTGCCGAGACCGGGACGCCCGGCCACGATGATCAGCTGGCCGGGGTGCAGACCGTTGAGCAGGCGGTCGAGATCCTGGAAGCCGGTGGGGACGCCCTGCATCACGCCGCCGGACGCGCCGACCGCCTCGATCTCGTCGAGGGTCGGCTGGAGCATGTCGCCGAGGGCGGCGAAGTCCTCGCTGACCCGTTTCTCGGTGATCTCGTAGATCGTCTGCTGCGCCCGGTCGACGATGTCGTCGACGTCACCACCGGCGTTGCCGTTGGCGTTGTAGCCCAGCTGCACGATCTTGGTGCCGGCCTCGACCAGCCGGCGCAGGATGGCCCGGTCGGCGACGATGCGCGCGTAGTAGGAGGCGTTGGCGGCGGTCGGCACACTCTCGATGAGCGTGTGGAGATAGGGCACACCGCCGACTCGCTGCAGGTCGCCGCTGTCGGCCAGGGCCGCCGCCACGGTCAGCGCGTCGGCCGGCTCACCGCGCCCGTAGAGGTCGAGGATGACGTCGAAGATGGTGCCGTGGATCGGCCGGTAGAAGTCGTGGGTCTTGAGGATCTCGACCACGTCGGCGATCGCGTCCTTGGAGAGCAGCATGCCGCCCAGCACGCCCTGCTCCGCGGCGACGTCCTGCGGGGGCGCCTTGTCATAGGAACTGCCGCCCGGCGCGCCACCGCCGCGGGACGGACCGCCGCTCGGGGGTCCCCCGGACGGCTGAGAAGAGGGACGTGGATCCGGCCGTGCGTCGTCGGTGATCGACACCGGGACATCCCCCCCAAACTGACCATGCCGACAGGACGAGCGAACAACCCTCGTACGACTCCTTCGGCCGGTCAGTGCCCGACTTCAGCAGAACCGGTCGATCAGAGGGCGGGACCACTGTACGAACCCGGCCGCCACCAGCCCAACTGCATCGGTGGACGAGTCTTGGGACAACCTGTGGACAGGACCCTCCCACTCTGTGGGTAGCCCTGTGCACACCATGTGGACAACTCTTGGGGAAAGAGCCTCAGCAGGAGTTTTCCGGGTTCTTCCTGTGGAGGGCAGAAAAGCTGATGGATCTGCGAAAATACCGGGTCGGGTGAGCAAGCCATCGCTGTCAGGCGTTGCGGTTCCGTCTCCGGCACGTCACCCTTTTCAGGTGGACCAACGGGAGTGGGACTACGGCGCCCGCATGTCGCGCGAGAGGCGCGCTGCGGAGGCTTGGCCCATTGCCGAGCAGGAAAGGGACGAATCGGAATCCCGGTGGTCGTCGCTGACCGACACCGGCAGCATGACCCCGAGTCCCGAGGCGCTCACCTGGCAGCGCCGGGCGGACGCCTGGGCACAGCAGGGCGGCGAGGTCGAGCCGTACTCCGGCGGTGGCGGCCAGGAGGTCGAGCCGGCGAACCGCTGGTCCGACGTCGCCTCGACGGGCCGGCCCACGTTCCCGGCCGACGGCACCGGCTGGCGCACCCAGACCTCGGAGTGGCGGGCCACCGGCGCGCGCTGGCGGCAGACCACCGAGTGGCGCTCGTCCACCGGGTCGCACGTCTGGCGCTCCACCACCGAGGCCTGGCAGTCGGAGAACGAGGGCGACGCCACGCCGAACCGCCCGACCATCTCCGGCACCGCCTGGCCGACCCCCGAGCAGGAGAGCGCAGCGGCCGCCCGGGAGAGCTGGTCCGAGACGCCGTCGTGGCGGCGCGCGGCGGACACCGGCCGGGCCGCGACCACGCCGGTCGAGCAGACCTGGAGCAGCAGCTCCGGCACCCCGTCCTGGCAGCAGCCGTCCGCGCAGACGCCGTCCTGGCAGCAACCGGCCCCGACGCCGTCCTGGCAGCAGCCGTCCAGCCAGACACCCTCCTGGCAGCAACCAGCCTCGACGCCGGCCTGGCAGCAGCCGTCCAGCCAGACGCCGTCCTGGCAGCGGCCCGCCACCGACTCCTGGTCGTCCGCCGCGTCGACGAGCGGTTCGTGGAGCGCCGAGCGCCGCGGCGCCCCGGGGGAGAACACCACCGACATCGGCGGCTGGGAGCAGCGCTCCGACGGTCCCGGCTGGCAGGCCGGTCCGCGGGACGACGGCCGGCACTTCGTCCGCGAGGACGACCGGGCCGCCTGGCAGCGTGGCGCGGAGACCGAGTGGTCCACCCGCCGCGGCCGGCGACGCGCTCCCGAGCCGGACACACAGCCGTCCGGCGGCAGCGGCTGGTCCACCACGTCCGACACCGACAACTGGGCCGGGCACACCGACACCGGCAGCATCGGGCTCTCCCCGACGTCGTCGATGCCCGACGCTGGCCCGCCGGCGCCCTCCTGGGGCGGCCGGTCCGCGCGCCGCGGCTATCCCGCGGAGCCGGAGGGACTTCCCGACGCCTACGGCGAGCGCAGCGGTCAGACCCCTATTCGGTACGGCGTACGCCCCGAGTCGTCCACACGCCTGTCCCGCCGAGCCGCGCCCGACGATGCGGCAGTGCCGCTCCGTGACGAGGGTGCCGCCGCCTCCGGTGGCCTGCCCGAGCGGCAGCGCGGGGCGAGCCAGTTCCGTGACGAGCCCGCACCCGGCCCGGCCGGCCTGCCCGAGCGGCAGCGCGGCGCCGGCCAGTTCGGTGCCGAGAGCGCCTCCGGTGGCCTGCCCGAGCAGCGGCAGCGCGGCGCCGGTCGCCGTGGCCAGCGGCCGCAGCGCTACAACGCGAACGCGACGAACTGGCGGGAGGACACCTCCTCCTGGGATGCCGAGCCGGACACCAGCAACTGGACCCGCGACCCGGACACCGGCCAGTGGAGCCGCGCCGAGGACGACCCGCGCGTGCTGGCCTGGCGTGCCGAGGCGGCCCGCCGCGAGCAGCTCAAGCAGGACGAGGAGCCGCAGCCCGAGCAGCCCGGCCCGACCGGTTGGAGCGGCAGCGGGCGGCGTGGCCGGCGTGCCGACGAGCCCACCGGGCCGATCGGCGGAGTGCCCGGCGGTCCGCTGCCCAGCAGCGGCATGCCGGACGGCCCACGTCCGCGCAGCGCCATGCCGGGATCCGCCGCGCCGCGCAGCGCCATGCCGGGCGGTACCTGGTCCACCGGTGGCGCGATGCCCGGACCGGCCACCCCGCGCAGTGCCATGCCGAGCCCTGGCGGTGCCCCGTGGAACGGCGCCGACCAGCCGGATCCGTACTCGTCCGGCCGCTTCCGCACCGACGCGTCCCGGTCCGGTGCCGCCGAGGCGTACGGAAATGACGTCAGTGGCCGGCGGCGTGCCGCCGAGCCGGAGCCGGATTCCTGGTCGGCCCGGCGGGCGGGCGGTCCAGCCGACGAGTACCCGACCGAGGGCTGGCGGCAGGGTCCGCTGCCCCCGCGCCAGGACCCGCCGCGCGAGTTGCCCGCCGGGCGTTCCGGTGGTTGGGCCGAGCCGGGTTACGCCGCCCCGCCGGCTCGTGAGCTGCCCGCCGGCCGGTCCTCGTGGCCGGACCCCGAGCGTGGTGTCCCCCGGCAGACCGGGTTCGGCTCCCTGCCGCCGGAGGACTCCGGCTGGTCGGAGCAGGATCGCGGCCCGCGGCGTACCGGCGAGCCCGGTTACGGCGGCCCGCGGCGTACCGGCGAGCCCGGCTACGGCTACGGCACGCCGGACGACGACGCCCGGGCCTGGTCCGAGCAGCGGCGGCCGAGCGGCGCCCGGGAACTGCCCGCGGCCCCGCAGCGGCGGGACGACGGCTATGGGCGTGACCCGCGCAAACCGGCTTACGGTGGCCAGCGCGAGCTGCCCAGCGGCCCGTCGTCCTGGTCCGATCAGGCCGGGACACCGGACTACGACGACGAGACGGATCGCTACGGCAATCCGCGGCGCCGCGACGACCGGGACGATCCGCCGTACGGTGGCGGAGGTGGTGCCCGTGGGCAGGCCGATTGGCGGACACCGGGGCCACCCGGCGGGCCTTCCTGGAACGGTGGTTCCGGCCCGGCCAACGGGTGGACCGGCGCCGGGCCGGGCAACGGCGGTTATCGCCGCGGCACCCCAGATCCCGGTTACAGCAGCGGCGGCGCGCCGGACGGGGGCGGCTGGCGCGCCAGTGCCGACACAGACGCCCCCGGCGGTGACTGGCGTGCCGAGCTCAACGGCGGCACCCCCGGTAGTGCCGCACCCGTCTCCGGCAGCGCCGGGTACCGCGCAGCAGCCACGCCCGGCGACTGGCGTCAGGAGCTGAACGGCGGCGGCGCCGCCACTCCCGGCGCCGCGCCGGTCTCCGGTTACCGGGCCGCCGCGACGCCGCCGGGTGACTGGCGTGCCGGCCTCACCGGCGGCGGTTCCCCGGCCGCGCCGGCGACCGCCGCGGTCCCGCCGGCGCCCGGTGCCGACTGGCGGGCCGAGCTCACCGGTGGCACCGCCGCACCCACCTCCGGCGCCGCGGGCTACCGCGCGGCCGCCACCGGCGACGACTGGCGCGCCGACGTGAGCGCGGCACCCACCTCGGGCGCCGCCCCGGCCGCCGGGAGCACCGGGTACCGCACGGCCGCTGCCGCGCCGGCCGCTGGCGACTGGCGTCGCGAGCTGACCACCGAGCCGGCCGACGGCGAGGCGCAGCGGTTCAGCACGTCGGACTTCCCGTCGTTCCGGCCGAGTGGCTCGGCCGCTGTCGCCGGCCGGGAGAACCTCGCGCTGAGCGCCACCTCGGTGATCACCGCACCGCCGGGTGCCGCGCCGGGCGAGGCCGAGGAGGACAGGTCGTGGCCGCCCCGGCGGGCTGCCGGCGGCGCGCTCTTCGAGAACACCGGCTCCTACGAGCGCCGGCCGGTCAGCAGCGGGGTGCCCTCCAGCCGGCCGAACGACCTGCTCAACCCGGATGAGGACGAGGAGGAGGAGAGTTCCAGCAGTCCGCTGGCCGCCGTCGGCTACACGGTGGTCTGGTACGGCGTACCGGTGGTTCTCTTCGTCCTGGGCATGCTGCTGCTGAACACCGGCCAGCGTGCGCACGCGCTGCAAACGCTGGCCGACGCCGCCCCGGAGTTCGGCATCTCGCTGGCGCTGAGCATCGTCGTCGCGTTCGGCCTGCGCTTCGCCACGACGGCCTGGAAGTCGGCGAGCGTCGGGCTGGCCGCGGCGGTCGTCGGTGCCGGTCTCGCCACGGTCCTCAGCTCCGCGATCACCGGCAACAGCCTCAGCTGACCCGGCGGAACAATCCGCGCCGCACGGCTCCCGGCGCCGGCCGCGTCCCTTGCCGGTCCGGGGTTGACGTCGCGGCCGACGGTACGCCGGTCGGGAGGACGATCAGCAGGGCCAGCGAGCACAGCACCAGCAGATTGCGCAACAGGAAGTCGCGTGGGCCGGCGGTCGGCACGTCCTCCGCGCCCGGCCAGACGACGAACGAGACGACGCCCCAGACCAGCATCGCGTACAGCGCCGCCACCCCGGACCACAGCAGGACCCGGGGCCGGGCCGCCCAGCCACGCGCGTGCACGAGCAGCAGGATCATCGCCGGGATGAACCAGTAGATGTGATGTGGCCAGGTGATCGGGCTGACCAGCCCGGAGGTCAGGCCGACCAGGGTGACGCCCATCAGGTCGTTGCCGGCCCGGTGGGCCCGGACCGCCCGGTGGAGGCCGAAGATCGTCACGGCCAGGACCAGCCCGCCCCAGAGCAACGTGCTCGGCGGCGTGGGGGCGACCAGCCGGGCGAGCAGCCCTTTGACCGACTGGTTGCCGGTGTAGAACGCCTGCCCGACCCGGTCGCTGTCCCACAGCGCGCTGGTCCAGTAGAACCAGGACTCGCGGGGTGCGACCGCCGCGGCGATCAGCGTCGCGCCGACGGCCGCGGCGATCGAGACGCCGCACGCGCGCCAGCGCCGGGTGACCGCCAGATAGACGATGAAGATCGCCGGGATCAGCTTCATCGCCGCGGCCAGCCCGATCCCGATGCCCGCATATCCGCGGCGGCGGGGCAGCGCGTGACAGAAGTCGAACATGACCATGGCGACCAGCACCATGTTGATCTGGCCGAGCGTCAGGTTCTCCCGGATCGGCTCGATGATCAGCACCAGCGGGACCGTCACGGCGGTGAGCCACCAGGACGAACTCCGGGTCGCCGACGGCAGCGCCGACCGGAAGATCCAATAGGTGGTCGGGACCAGCAGACCGGCGGTCACCGCGGTGAAGATGACGGCGACCCAGCTGAACGGCAGCAGGACCATCGGCCACATGATCATCGCGGCGAGCGGGGTGTAGGTGAAGTAGAGGGCGCCCTGGACCGCGTCGGGCCGGGCGTAGTCGTACAGATTCCGGCCCTCGGACCACCACGTCAGCGCGTCGTAGTAGATGTGCAGGTCGAAGAAGTGGTGGCGGAAGCCATACCAGGCGTAGAAGAGAACGGCGAGTCCCAGCAGAGCCGAGCAGATCATCACGCGCCGGGCTGGCCCCGGAAAGGTGCGGCTGACGTTGTCGATGACTGCGCTCATTCCCCGGCGGACTCGGAGCTGCCGCTGGCTCGGCTCCCGTGCCCGACCAGGGTAAGGGAATCCGTCGCGTGCCCGCGGACCCGGCATAAAGCCTCGTCGATGACGAGCATCACAAGAAGGCCCGGACCGTCCCCCACCGCAAGGTCCGCAAGGCCTGCGGCGCTTGACGGTACGCCACCAGGCGCGCTCCCGGCCCGTGAGCGTCGCCAGCACCTGCCCGTGCTCGGTCATGTGCGCCACCAACTGCACGCGGCGTGCCAGCGCCCGCCCATGACCAGGCATCTGCGCCACCACCCGGCACCAAGCGTGCCAGCACCCGCCCGCAACCAGGCATCTGCGCCACCACCCCGCACGAAACGTGCCGGCACCCATGCGGACCGGGCGAAAGCACGAACGGCATGCCGGGTGTGAACCCGGCATGCCGTTCGCTGTGGTGCGAGCCTTACTTGGCGGCGACCACGTTCACCGGGAACGTGGCGGTCACCTCGGGGTGCAGCTTGACCTGGACGTTGTACGAGCCCGTGGTCTTGATGTGACCCGGCAGCTCGAGACGACGACGGTCCAGCGACGGACCACCGGCGGCCTTGACCGCGTCGACGATCTCGGCCGGGGTGATCGAGCCGAACAGGCGGCCACCGGTGCCGGAGCGCGCGCTCAGCGTCACCTTGAGGCCGGACAGCTGGCCCTTGACCTCGTTCGCCTGGCCCAGGTCGCGGATCTCACGGGCCTCGCGGGCCCGCTTGATGACGACGACCTGCTTCTCGGCGCCCTTGCTCCACCGGATCGCGAAGCCCTGCGGCAGGAGGTAGTTACGGCCGTAGCCGTTCTTCACCTCGACGATGTCGCCGGGGGTACCGAGGCCCGAAACCTCCTGGGTGAGGATGATCTTCATCTGGGTGATCCTCCTCAGCGCGCCGTCGCCGTGTACGGCAGGAGCGCCATCTCGCGGGCGTTCTTGACCGCGCGGGCGATCTGCCGCTGCTGCTGCGAGGTCACACCGGTGACGCGGCGGGCACGGATCTTGCCGCGGTCGGAGATGAACTTCCGCAGGAGCGCGGTGTCCTTGTAATCGATGTAGGTGATCCCGTCCTTGTCGAGCGGGTTCACCTTCTTCTTCGGCTTGCGAAGCGCCGCAGCCTTAGCCATTGCTCTTACTCCTGAACTCAAGAAAGCCCGAGGGCTTAGAAGGGAGGCTCGTCGTCGAACGAGGAGTTGTTGCCACCGCCGGAACGGTTGCCGCCGCCGGACGGAGCAGCCGTGGCCCAGGGGTCTTCGAAGTCGTTGTTGCTCCGACCGCCCCCGCCGCTGGACTGCTGCCGGTTGCCGCCACCGCCGCCACCGAAGTTGCCGCCGCCGCCACCACCGAAGTTGCCGCCACCACCGGAGGCGCCGAAGCCACCCCCGCCGCCGCCGGACCGGTTCATCCGCTGCACCTTCGCCGTGGCGTAGCGCAGCGACGGGCCGATCTCATCGACCTCGAGCTCGATGACGGTGCGCTTCTCTCCCTCTTTGGTGTCGTAGGTGCGCTGGCGCAGCCGGCCCTGCACGATCACCCGGGTGCCGCGGGTAAGCGACTCCGAGACGTGCTCGGCGGCGTCACGCCAGATGCTGCACGACAGGAAGAGTGGCTCGCCGTCCTTCCACTCGTTTGACTGCCGGTCCAGGGTCCGCGGCGTGGAGGCGATGCGGAACGAACAGACCGCCGCCCCCGACGCGGTGAAGCGGATCTCCGGGTCGTTGACCAAGTTGCCAACGACGGTGATTACGGTTTCTCCAGCCATGAAACTTCTCCTCGCCGCTCAAGTCGTCGATGCAAAGGGTCTCAGGACCCTCTGACAAAAACGCCTCAGCGGGTCTCGGGACGGATGACCTTGGTCCGCAGGATGGACTCGTTGAGCCGGAGCTGACGGTCCAGCTCGGCCACGGCCTCGGGCGTCGCCTGCAGGTCAACGACCGCGTAGATGCCTTCAGCCTTCTTGTTGATCTCGAACGAGAGCCGGCGACGGCCCCAGACGTCGAGCTTCTCCACCGAGCCACCCGCGGTCCTGATCACGTTCAGGTACTGGTCGAGCGACGGGGCGACGGTGCGCTCCTCGAGCGAAGGGTCGAGGATCACCATCAGTTCGTAATGACGCAAGACATTCACCTCCTGTGGGCTATGCGGCCACGGTCTCTCCGTGGCAGGAGGTCTTGTGTCGAACGCAGAAGAAAGCCGTGGGAGAAGTGCGCCCCACGGCGGACAGTCTGCGAACCGAGCCAGCATACCCACCCCGGGTGCCCTGGCCCAAAACGAAGACCCCGTCCGTGGACGGGGTCTCTCGCCGTGCAGAGCCGCGGGGCGTCCGGTCCGGTTCGTTGGGTGGGACCTGGGGAGGAACGACCACACCGATGAGGTGGACGCGGTCGCCCCGCGGAGCCTTACGAAGCAGAGCTTACGCCAGATTTGCCCGGGATGCACGTTGCGACACGAATGCCCGAATAGCGGCGGTGAGCACGCCCAGGACACAGACCATCGCGGTCAGCCCGAGCAGGCCGATCGGCCGGCCGGTCCGCATCGGCTCGACCGCGGCCACCGGCTCGGCCGCCGGCGCGGCGACCGGGCCGTCCAGCGCCTGGACCGGCGCCTCGGCGCCGGTTGGCGAGGTGGCGTCCGCGCCGGTCACGGCGGTCACCGAGGCACGGTCGCCGGGGACCAGGGCCTTGCGCTCACCCGGGGGCATCCCGGCGAACTGCGGGTGGCGTGCCGAGGTCGTACGCGAAGCCTTGTTCTTGATCTTTTGGGGTGTTTCGTGGTGTTTCACGGCGGTCTGGTCGGTCGCGGTCCGCATCTGATCGGCGGTCTGCCGCGCGGCGGACCTGTGCTGGGCAGCCCGGGCGGCGTCCGGCGAGTCGCGCAGCGCGCGGGAGCGCGACGACCGGGTGTCGGGGACGGCCGAGCCGGTGGCCGGGGAGAGGGCCGACGATCCGGCGATGATCGAGGGCAGCGTGTCGGCGCTGGAACCGCCCGGCACCGGGTCCGGCAGCGTGGCCGGGGTCGACGGGACCGCGGTGACCAGCATCGGCACCGGGTCGTCGCCGCCCGAGCAGTCCGGGGACAGCACGACCGGCGTGGTGCCGCGGCGGAAGACCACCTCGGCGGCGCCGTCGTCCGGGATGACGCCCTTGCGCGCGCCAGCCAGCTCCAGCCGGGCGTCGTGACCGGTCCGGTTGATCACGTGCAGGGTGCTCTCGGCGGGCACCGTCATCTTCTCGACGCTGGGCTTGGAATCGCAGCTCAGGCCGAGCATGCCGCCACCGAAGGTGACCCGGCGGTCGCCTGGCTGGAGTTGTTCGGCGCTCGCCGTCCCGGAGGCGATCAGCGGCCCGCCGAAGATCAAGCCGCTGGCCACCAGCGCCGCCATCCGGTATCGGAACTGCCGCGACATGCACCACTCCCCAGTTCGCCGCCGGACAGGAGCCGGCAATCGGTCAAACGTGATCGATGGGGCTAACGAGGCGCGGCGGAGGCCGGTGACGCTCGGGAGAAAGTGTCGGTCCCGCGTCGTAGGCTCGGGCCATGCGCATCGGAGCCCACGTCGATCCCGCCGACCCGCTGGCCGAGGCCGCCGCTCGCGGCGCCGAGGCGGTGCAGTTCTTCCTCACCGACCCACAGGGTTACAAAAGCCCCAAGCCACGCGCGGACGCCGAGCTGCTGCGGGCGTCCGACGTGGACATCTACATCCACGCGCCCTACATCGTGAACGTCGCCTCGCCGAACAACCGGATTCGCATCCCCAGCCGCAAACTGCTGATGGCCCACGCCAAGGCCGCCGCCGAGCTGGGCGCGAAAGGCCTGATCGTGCACGGCGGGCACGTCGGTGCGGGCGCCGACCTCAGTGCCGGTTTCGACAACTGGCGCAAGGCGTTCGAGTACGCGGAGAACGACGGCGGCCTCCCCCTCCCGATCCTGATCGAGAACACCGCCGGTGGGGACAACGCGTGCGCCCGCCGCTTCGACCACCTGGCCCGGCTCTGGGAGGCGGTCGGCTCGTTCGGGGCCGGCTTCTGCCTGGACACCTGCCACGCCTACGCCGGCGGCGAGGACCTGGTCGGCATCGTCGACCGGGTCAAGGCGATCACCGGCCGGATCGACCTGATCCACGCGAACGATTCCAAGGGTGGATTCGACTCGGGCCAAGACCGGCACGACAACCTGGGTAATGGGAGGATCGACCCCGAGTTGGTGGTCGCCGCCATCCGCGCCTCCGGTGCTCCCGCCATTGTGGAGACTCCGGGTGGGGCGGACGGGCAGAGTGCTGACATCGCCCTGCTGCGCGCGCGTTCCGGCGCCTGACGTACTGGTCCGGGGAGGGTCATGACCGAGCAGCCGCAACCGCTCTCGACCAGGTCCGCCGGTGACGGCGCGGAGGCGCCGGGGCGGCGGGAGCCGAGGGGGAAACGGCTTTTCGGGATCTTCGGGTCTCGGCGGGCTGGGAAGAAGGCCGCGTCTCCGGCGCCGAGTGGGTCTTCGGGTGACTCGGAGAAATCGGGTGGCGAGAAGATCGGGCCGGAGGCGGAGCAGCTTTCGGCCGGTCGGCAGGTCCCGGGTGGCGGGGTGATGGGCGAGGCCACCGAGTCCGGGGCCGCCACGCCGGAGGCCGCTGGATCTGGGGCCGCCACGCCCGACGCCGCTGGATCTGGAGCCGCCGCTCCGGAGACCGCTGGATCTGGGGCCGCCACGCCGGACGCAGGCAAGTCGGGAACTGCCACGCCTGAGTCCGCCACGCCGGACGCCGCCAGACCGCAGACTGTCAAACCGGAAGCCGCCGAGTCGGGAGCTGCTAAGTCGGAGGGCACCGCGGCCGAAGCTGCCACGCCAGGGGGCGCTGCTTCGGGGGATAAGTCCGACAAGGGCGCTGGGTCGGCTTCGGGCGACA
This window of the Actinoplanes oblitus genome carries:
- a CDS encoding chromosomal replication initiator protein DnaA, which gives rise to MTPSPEALTWQRRADAWAQQGGEVEPYSGGGGQEVEPANRWSDVASTGRPTFPADGTGWRTQTSEWRATGARWRQTTEWRSSTGSHVWRSTTEAWQSENEGDATPNRPTISGTAWPTPEQESAAAARESWSETPSWRRAADTGRAATTPVEQTWSSSSGTPSWQQPSAQTPSWQQPAPTPSWQQPSSQTPSWQQPASTPAWQQPSSQTPSWQRPATDSWSSAASTSGSWSAERRGAPGENTTDIGGWEQRSDGPGWQAGPRDDGRHFVREDDRAAWQRGAETEWSTRRGRRRAPEPDTQPSGGSGWSTTSDTDNWAGHTDTGSIGLSPTSSMPDAGPPAPSWGGRSARRGYPAEPEGLPDAYGERSGQTPIRYGVRPESSTRLSRRAAPDDAAVPLRDEGAAASGGLPERQRGASQFRDEPAPGPAGLPERQRGAGQFGAESASGGLPEQRQRGAGRRGQRPQRYNANATNWREDTSSWDAEPDTSNWTRDPDTGQWSRAEDDPRVLAWRAEAARREQLKQDEEPQPEQPGPTGWSGSGRRGRRADEPTGPIGGVPGGPLPSSGMPDGPRPRSAMPGSAAPRSAMPGGTWSTGGAMPGPATPRSAMPSPGGAPWNGADQPDPYSSGRFRTDASRSGAAEAYGNDVSGRRRAAEPEPDSWSARRAGGPADEYPTEGWRQGPLPPRQDPPRELPAGRSGGWAEPGYAAPPARELPAGRSSWPDPERGVPRQTGFGSLPPEDSGWSEQDRGPRRTGEPGYGGPRRTGEPGYGYGTPDDDARAWSEQRRPSGARELPAAPQRRDDGYGRDPRKPAYGGQRELPSGPSSWSDQAGTPDYDDETDRYGNPRRRDDRDDPPYGGGGGARGQADWRTPGPPGGPSWNGGSGPANGWTGAGPGNGGYRRGTPDPGYSSGGAPDGGGWRASADTDAPGGDWRAELNGGTPGSAAPVSGSAGYRAAATPGDWRQELNGGGAATPGAAPVSGYRAAATPPGDWRAGLTGGGSPAAPATAAVPPAPGADWRAELTGGTAAPTSGAAGYRAAATGDDWRADVSAAPTSGAAPAAGSTGYRTAAAAPAAGDWRRELTTEPADGEAQRFSTSDFPSFRPSGSAAVAGRENLALSATSVITAPPGAAPGEAEEDRSWPPRRAAGGALFENTGSYERRPVSSGVPSSRPNDLLNPDEDEEEESSSSPLAAVGYTVVWYGVPVVLFVLGMLLLNTGQRAHALQTLADAAPEFGISLALSIVVAFGLRFATTAWKSASVGLAAAVVGAGLATVLSSAITGNSLS
- the rplI gene encoding 50S ribosomal protein L9, whose translation is MKIILTQEVSGLGTPGDIVEVKNGYGRNYLLPQGFAIRWSKGAEKQVVVIKRAREAREIRDLGQANEVKGQLSGLKVTLSARSGTGGRLFGSITPAEIVDAVKAAGGPSLDRRRLELPGHIKTTGSYNVQVKLHPEVTATFPVNVVAAK
- a CDS encoding IS481 family transposase, producing MSHANAALTVRARLRLARLIVEDGWSPARAAERYDVSWRTANKWAERYRAEGEAGMSDRSSRPHRQPNRTPAPVTRKILHLRTKRRWGPVPIADQLGLAASTVHAVLRRQRANRLSYLDRGTGEPIRRYEHDAPGDLLHVDVKKLGNVPDGGGWRYLGRQQGEKNRAATVGKPRSKHRNPVIGTAFVHTVIDDHSRVAYAEIHDDETAITATGVLRRAVAWFAARGVTTRRVLSDNGSAYKSRLWASTCADLGITVKKTRPYRPQTNGKIERFHRTLADGWAFAKLYTSEKARRAALPAFLHDYNHHRPHTAIGKLAPITRLNNLAGHHS
- the rpsR gene encoding 30S ribosomal protein S18, whose amino-acid sequence is MAKAAALRKPKKKVNPLDKDGITYIDYKDTALLRKFISDRGKIRARRVTGVTSQQQRQIARAVKNAREMALLPYTATAR
- a CDS encoding glycosyltransferase 87 family protein, with the translated sequence MSAVIDNVSRTFPGPARRVMICSALLGLAVLFYAWYGFRHHFFDLHIYYDALTWWSEGRNLYDYARPDAVQGALYFTYTPLAAMIMWPMVLLPFSWVAVIFTAVTAGLLVPTTYWIFRSALPSATRSSSWWLTAVTVPLVLIIEPIRENLTLGQINMVLVAMVMFDFCHALPRRRGYAGIGIGLAAAMKLIPAIFIVYLAVTRRWRACGVSIAAAVGATLIAAAVAPRESWFYWTSALWDSDRVGQAFYTGNQSVKGLLARLVAPTPPSTLLWGGLVLAVTIFGLHRAVRAHRAGNDLMGVTLVGLTSGLVSPITWPHHIYWFIPAMILLLVHARGWAARPRVLLWSGVAALYAMLVWGVVSFVVWPGAEDVPTAGPRDFLLRNLLVLCSLALLIVLPTGVPSAATSTPDRQGTRPAPGAVRRGLFRRVS
- the dnaB gene encoding replicative DNA helicase; translation: MSITDDARPDPRPSSQPSGGPPSGGPSRGGGAPGGSSYDKAPPQDVAAEQGVLGGMLLSKDAIADVVEILKTHDFYRPIHGTIFDVILDLYGRGEPADALTVAAALADSGDLQRVGGVPYLHTLIESVPTAANASYYARIVADRAILRRLVEAGTKIVQLGYNANGNAGGDVDDIVDRAQQTIYEITEKRVSEDFAALGDMLQPTLDEIEAVGASGGVMQGVPTGFQDLDRLLNGLHPGQLIIVAGRPGLGKSTASMDFARNAAIRHGCASAIFSLEMSKIEMVMRLLSAEARVPLHTLRSGQLSDDDWTKLARRMGEISEAPIFVDDTPNMNLMEIRAKARRLKQRHNLKMLVIDYLQLMSSPKKTESRQQEVSELSRGLKLLAKEIECPVIGVSQLNRGPEQRTDKRPQLSDLRESGSIEQDADVVILLHRDDYYDKESPRAGEADFIVAKHRNGPTDTITVAAQLHLSRFVDMAI